The following nucleotide sequence is from Nocardioides daedukensis.
CGGGCCGCCGGCTTGATCGAGGGTGAGCGTGCCCACGAGCTGGTCGCCCAGATGCTGACAGACGACCTCGCCTGAGGTCCGCAGAGGAGAGCCATGGAAATCGTCGTCGTCGCCATCCTGGTGCTCACCGCTGCCGTCTCCATGGCTGGCTGGCGAACTCCCGGGCGCGGCCAGGTGGTGCTCGCCGTCGCACTCTTCGCGGGGCTCGGCGCCGCTGCCGCCCTGCTGGGCTTCGATGACCGCACGATCCCCGCTGGATCCGCCACGGTGGTCGACGTGGCGCTCCTGGGAATCCTGGCCGTCGGCGGCGGTGGAGTGATCACCACGAGCATCTTCCGACTCATCGACGGCACCCGTGACGCCGAGGAAGGCTCCATGCGCCAAGCCGGCGAGGTGCTGCGCGGCGGCGCCTGGATCGGTGGCCTCGAGCGGACGGCGGTCTTCGCCTCCGTCGTCGCCGCCTGGCCGAGCGGCCTGGCGATCATCCTGGCCCTCAAGGGGCTGGGCCGCTATGCCGAGCTGCGCAGCTCCACGCCGGGTGCCGCGGAACGATTCATCATCGGCACCTTCGCCAGCGTGCTCTGGGCGATCGCCTGCGCCGGCACGGCACTGCTCGCGATCGCCTGACGGCGAGCCCGCACGCGGGCCCCGGTCAGGGACCGACGACCGCGAGCACCTGCGGCTGGGCGAACAGCTCCGCGGCCAGCGTCTGGACGTCCTCGAGGGTCACGGCGTTGATCCGCGAGAGCACCTCGTCGATGCTGAGCAGCTCGTCGTGCACGAGCTCGGCCCTGCCGATCCGCGACATCCTGGATCCGGAGTCCTCGAGCCCGAGCACCAGCCCGCCGCACAGCTGCCCCTTGCCCCGCTGCAGCTCCTCGGCAGTGATGCCCTCGGCAGCCACCGAGGCGAGCTCGGCGCGGACCACCTCGAGCACCTCGTCGAGCTTCTCCGGCAGGCACCCCACGGAGACTCCGACCATCCCGGCGTCGCTGTAGTGACTGGCGAACGAGAAGACGGAGTAGGCCAGGCCGCGCCGTTCGCGGATCTCCTGGAAGAGCCGTGAGGATGTGCCACCACCGAGCGCGGTGTTGAGCACGCCGAGTGCGAACCGCCGCGTGTCGCTGCGGGTCATCCCGTTGACGCCGAGGACGACGTTGGCCTGCTCGAAGGGTCGCGAGATCGCGATCGATCCGGCGGACACCTTGCGGGACCTGTCGGTGATCTTGGGTGAGCGCGGCAGATCGTCGCCGGCGAGGAACTTGTTGCGCCCGAAGGCGGTCCGCACCTCACGGACCACGGAGGCGTGGTCCACGTTGCCGGCAACCGCGACGACCATGTTCGCTGCGCGGTAGTGGTGGCGGTAGAACCGGACGACCTGGGCCCGGGTGATCGAGCGGATCGACTCCTCGGTGCCCGCGATCGGCCGGCCCAGACGCGTGTCGCCGTAGGCCTGGGCGGCCCACAGGTTGTGGACCACGTCGTCGGGGTCGTCGTCGTGCATGGCGATCTCGTCGAGGATCACCTCGCGCTCGGCCTCCACGTCACCGTCGATGATCAGCGAGTTGGTGATCATGTCGCCGATGACGTCAACGGCGAGCGGCAGGTCGTGATCGAGAACCCGTGCGTGGAAGCAGGTGTACTCCTTGGCGGTGAAGGCGTTGAACTCACCGCCCACCTCGTCCAGGGCCACCGAGATGTCCATCGCGGACCGCTCCCGGGTGCCCTTGAAGAGCAGGTGCTCGAGGAAGTGCGAGGCGCCGTGCAGGGCAGGGGTCTCGTCGCGCGAACCGACGCCGACCCATACACCGATCGATGCGGAGCGCACTCCCGCCATCTGCTCGGTCACGACGCGCAGCCCGCCGGGCAGGACGGTACGGCGTACCCGTGAGGTCACCTGGCCGTCGTCGTCCTTGACGGTCAGCAGGGTCCGGGTGGAGCCGATCTTCTGGGGAACCGAAGACCGGCCAGCAGTTGCCTGCTGGCCGGTCCCGGTGTTGTTCGGTCGAGTCACACTCAGCCTTCGTCGACGCCCTCGGCCGGAGCCTCGGTCGCGTCCTCGGCGGAGTCCGCGGACTCGTCGACGACGGGGATCAGCGAGAGCTTGCCGCGGTCGTCGATCTCGGCGATCTGGACCTGGACCTTCTGGCCCACCGACAGGACGTCCTCGACGGCGTCGACGCGCTTGCCGCCGGCCAGCGAACGGAGCTTGCTGATGTGCAGCAGTCCGTCCTTGCCCGGGAGCAGCGAGACGAAGGCACCGAAGTTGGTCGTCTTCACGACCGTGCCGAGGTAGCGCTCGCCGACCTCGGGCATGGTCGGGTTGGCGATCGCGTTGACCATCGCACGAGCGGCCTCGGCCGCCTCGCCGTTGGTGGCACCGATGTAGACGGTGCCGTCGTCCTCGATCGACAGCGACGCGCCGGTGTCGTCCTGGATCTGGTTGATCACCTTGCCCTTCGGCCCGATGACCTCGCCGATCTTGTCGACCGGCACGCGCACGCTGATGATCCGCGGTGCGTGGATGGACATCTCCTCGGGGGTGTCGATGGCCTCGGCCATCACCTCGAGGATGGCCAGGCGAGCCTCACGGGCCTGGGTCAGCGCACCGGCCAGGACCTCGGCCGGGATGCCGTCGAGCTTGGTGTCGAGCTGGAGCGCGGTGACGAACTCCTTCGTTCCGGCGACCTTGAAGTCCATGTCACCGAAGGCGTCCTCGGCACCGAGGATGTCGGTCAGCGCGACATAGCGGGTCTCGCCGTCGACCTCGTCGGAGATGAGGCCCATGGCGATGCCGGCGACGGCAGCGCGCAGCGGGACACCGGCCTGGAGCAGCGACAGGGTCGAGGCGCAGACCGAGCCCATCGAGGTGGAGCCGTTGGAGCCCATGGCCTCGGAGAGCTGACGAATCGCGTAGGGGAACTCCTCGCGGCTCGGGAGGACGGGCAGCAGCGCACGACGTGCGAGTGCACCGTGGCCGACCTCGCGGCGCTTCGGGGAGCCGACGCGACCGGTCTCACCGGTGGAGAACGGCGGGAAGACGTACTTGTGCATGTAGCGGCGCGACTTCTCCGGGGAGAGCGTGTCGAGCTTCTGCTCAAGGGTCAGCATGTTCAGCGTGGTGACACCCAGGATCTGGGTCTCGCCGCGCTCGAAGAGCGCCGAGCCGTGGACCCGCGGGATGACGCCGGTCTCGGCGTGCAGCGGGCGGATGTCGGCCAGGCCGCGACCGTCGATGCGGATCTTGTCGCGCAGGACCTGCTGACGGATCAGCGACTTGGTCAGCGAGCGGAACGCCGCGCCGATCTCCTTCTCGCGACCCTCGAACTGGCCGCCGATCTTCTCGACCAGGTCAGCCTTGAGCAGGTCGAGCTGCTCGTCGCGCTCCTGCTTGCCGAGCACGCGCTCGCGCTTGCCGGAGATGCCGAACAGCTCGGCAGCGGCCTCGCCGACCTCAGCCTCGACGGCTGCGTAGACGTCGTCCTCGTAGTCGAGGAAGATCGGGAACTCCTGGACCGGCTTGGCGGCTTCCTTGGCAAGCTCGGCCTGTGCTGCGCAGAGCTGCTTGATGAACGGCTTCGACGCGTCGAGGCCCTGGGCCACGATCTCTTCGGTCGGTGCCTGTACGCCGTCCTGGATCAGGGTCCAGGCGCCCTCGGGCGCCTCGGCCTCGACCATCATGATGGCGACGTCACCGGAGTCGGTGACACGACCGGCGACAACCATGTCGAAGACCGCGGTCTCGAGCTGGCTGTGCGACGGGAAGGCAACCCACTGGCCCTCGATCAGGGCCACACGGACACCACCGACGGGGCCGGAGAACGGCAGGCCCGACAGCTGGGTGGAGAGCGACGCGGCGTTGATCGCGAGCACGTCGTAGGGCGCGTCCGGGTTGAGCGCCATCACGGTGATGACGACCTGGACCTCGTTGCGCAGACCCTTCTTGAAGGTCGGGCGCAGCGGGCGGTCGATCAGACGGCAGGTCAGGATCGCGTCCTCGCCGGGACGGCCTTCGCTGCGGAAGAACGAGCCGGGGATCTGGCCCGCGGCGTACATCCGCTCCTCGACGTCGATCGTCAGGGGGAAGAAGTCGAAGTGGTCCTTGGGGTGCTTGCCGGCCGTGGTGGCCGAGAGCAGCATCGTGTCGTCGTCGAGGTAGGCGGTCACCGATCCGGCGGCCTGCCGGGCGAGGAGCCCGGTCTCGAACTTGACGGTGCGGGTGCCGAACTTTCCGTTGTCGAGAACGGTTTCGACTGCGGAGATGACGGGTCCGTCCGCGTTGTTTTCGGTCAAGGGTTCAATCCC
It contains:
- a CDS encoding insulinase family protein — protein: MTRPNNTGTGQQATAGRSSVPQKIGSTRTLLTVKDDDGQVTSRVRRTVLPGGLRVVTEQMAGVRSASIGVWVGVGSRDETPALHGASHFLEHLLFKGTRERSAMDISVALDEVGGEFNAFTAKEYTCFHARVLDHDLPLAVDVIGDMITNSLIIDGDVEAEREVILDEIAMHDDDPDDVVHNLWAAQAYGDTRLGRPIAGTEESIRSITRAQVVRFYRHHYRAANMVVAVAGNVDHASVVREVRTAFGRNKFLAGDDLPRSPKITDRSRKVSAGSIAISRPFEQANVVLGVNGMTRSDTRRFALGVLNTALGGGTSSRLFQEIRERRGLAYSVFSFASHYSDAGMVGVSVGCLPEKLDEVLEVVRAELASVAAEGITAEELQRGKGQLCGGLVLGLEDSGSRMSRIGRAELVHDELLSIDEVLSRINAVTLEDVQTLAAELFAQPQVLAVVGP
- a CDS encoding polyribonucleotide nucleotidyltransferase, with translation MTENNADGPVISAVETVLDNGKFGTRTVKFETGLLARQAAGSVTAYLDDDTMLLSATTAGKHPKDHFDFFPLTIDVEERMYAAGQIPGSFFRSEGRPGEDAILTCRLIDRPLRPTFKKGLRNEVQVVITVMALNPDAPYDVLAINAASLSTQLSGLPFSGPVGGVRVALIEGQWVAFPSHSQLETAVFDMVVAGRVTDSGDVAIMMVEAEAPEGAWTLIQDGVQAPTEEIVAQGLDASKPFIKQLCAAQAELAKEAAKPVQEFPIFLDYEDDVYAAVEAEVGEAAAELFGISGKRERVLGKQERDEQLDLLKADLVEKIGGQFEGREKEIGAAFRSLTKSLIRQQVLRDKIRIDGRGLADIRPLHAETGVIPRVHGSALFERGETQILGVTTLNMLTLEQKLDTLSPEKSRRYMHKYVFPPFSTGETGRVGSPKRREVGHGALARRALLPVLPSREEFPYAIRQLSEAMGSNGSTSMGSVCASTLSLLQAGVPLRAAVAGIAMGLISDEVDGETRYVALTDILGAEDAFGDMDFKVAGTKEFVTALQLDTKLDGIPAEVLAGALTQAREARLAILEVMAEAIDTPEEMSIHAPRIISVRVPVDKIGEVIGPKGKVINQIQDDTGASLSIEDDGTVYIGATNGEAAEAARAMVNAIANPTMPEVGERYLGTVVKTTNFGAFVSLLPGKDGLLHISKLRSLAGGKRVDAVEDVLSVGQKVQVQIAEIDDRGKLSLIPVVDESADSAEDATEAPAEGVDEG